In Capsicum annuum cultivar UCD-10X-F1 chromosome 7, UCD10Xv1.1, whole genome shotgun sequence, one genomic interval encodes:
- the LOC107877282 gene encoding transcription factor MYB4, with protein MVRTPCHDEKGRKKGTWTPEEDRKLAAYITKYGSWNWRQLPKYAGLARCGKSCRLRWMNYLRPNVKRGNYTKEEDEIILNLHAQLGNKWSAIAVHLPGRSDNEIKNHWHTALKKRANYASTSSDVSSKKSNKKKNSGSNTRRTSTSVENKNASSSMSIVASHENIVLESSDWSPKESSSEEFSSYNTTDYQEQHKIFQEALEDITSGSFWTEPFVVESFNTTRIDFLAPSSDCELMCPPSPFIGQEFLSSFDFDHYNW; from the exons ATGGTGAGAACACCTTGTCATGACGAAAAAGGAAGGAAGAAGGGAACGTGGACACCTGAAGAAGATAGGAAATTAGCAGCATATATTACTAAATATGGCTCCTGGAATTGGCGCCAACTTCCTAAGTATGCTG GACTAGCAAGGTGTGGAAAAAGCTGCAGACTTCGATGGATGAATTACTTAAGGCCAAATGTTAAAAGAGGGAACTAcaccaaagaagaagatgaaattatCTTGAACCTTCATGCTCAACTTGGAAATAA GTGGTCGGCGATTGCTGTTCACTTGCCAGGAAGATCAGACAATGAGATAAAGAATCATTGGCACACAGCCCTTAAGAAGCGCGCTAATTATGCGTCAACCTCAAGTGATGTGTCAAGCAAGAAAtctaataagaagaagaatagtGGAAGTAATACTAGAAGAACAAGTACTAGTGTGGAAAATAAAAATGCAAGTTCTAGTATGAGTATTGTTGCTTCACATGAAAATATAGTACTGGAAAGTTCAGACTGGTCACCAAAGGAGTCATCAAGTGAAGAATTTTCCTCTTACAATACCACTGATTATCAAGAGCAACATAAAATTTTTCAAGAAGCATTGGAGGATATTACTAGTGGAAGCTTTTGGACAGAACCATTTGTAGTGGAAAGTTTCAATACTACTAGAATTGATTTTCTAGCTCCTTCAAGTGACTGTGAACTTATGTGTCCACCTTCACCTTTTATAGGTCAAGAATTTCTTTCCTCCTTTGACTTTGATCATTATAATTGGTAA